Proteins encoded by one window of Manduca sexta isolate Smith_Timp_Sample1 chromosome 12, JHU_Msex_v1.0, whole genome shotgun sequence:
- the LOC115451692 gene encoding casein kinase I — translation MELRVGNKYRLGRKIGSGSFGDIYLGTNIVTREEVAIKLECIKTRHPQLHIESKFYKLMQGGVGIPAIKWCGSEGDYNVMVMELLGPSLEDLFNFCSRRFSLKTVLLLADQLISRIEDIHYRNFIHRDIKPDNFLMGLGKKGNLVYIIDFGLAKKYKDPRTLQHIPYRENKNLTGTARYASINTHLGIEQSRRDDLESLGYVLMYFNRGSLPWQGLKAATKRQKYERISEKKLSTPFDELCKNHPIEFQLYLKYCRRLRFEERPDYSHLRQLFRTLFLRQGFTYDYVFDWNMLKFGGQRGNYQSSGNERTLRRHEPAAEPDAAPQPGTTVAAVAEWR, via the exons ATGGAACTCCGTGTCGGTAATAAATACCGACTGGGTCGCAAAATTGGCTCCGGATCATTTGGAGATATTTATCTGG GAACAAACATAGTGACCAGAGAGGAGGTAGCTATAAAATTAGAATGTATCAAGACAAGACATCCACAATTACATATAGAGAGCAAATTTTACAAACTGATGCAAGGTGGAG TGGGCATCCCGGCAATAAAATGGTGCGGCTCGGAAGGCGACTACAATGTTATGGTGATGGAACTGCTCGGCCCCTCTCTGGAGGACCTGTTCAACTTCTGCTCGCGCCGCTTCTCTCTCAAGACTGTGCTGCTCCTCGCTGACCAGTTGATTTCGCGCATCGAGGACATACATTACAGAAATTTCATCCATAG AGATATCAAGCCGGACAACTTCCTAATGGGCCTAGGTAAAAAAGGAAATTTAGTGTACATAATAGATTTTGGTTTAGCAAAGAAGTACAAAGACCCGCGCACACTGCAGCACATCCCGTACAGAGAAAACAAGAATTTGACTG GCACCGCCCGGTACGCGTCTATAAACACTCACCTGGGCATAGAGCAGTCGCGACGCGACGACCTGGAGTCGCTCGGGTACGTGCTGATGTACTTCAACCGCGGCTCGCTGCCGTGGCAGGGGCTCAAGGCGGCCACCAAGCGGCAGAAGTACGAGAGAATATCCGAGAAGAAACTGTCCACACCGTTTGACGAACTTTGTAAA AACCACCCGATCGAGTTTCAACTATATCTGAAGTACTGCCGGCGGCTGCGCTTCGAGGAGCGGCCCGACTACAGCCACCTGCGCCAGCTGTTCCGCACGCTGTTCCTGCGGCAGGGCTTCACCTACGACTACGTGTTCGATTGGAACATGCTCAAATTCG GCGGACAGCGCGGCAACTACCAGAGCTCCGGCAACGAGCGCACGCTGCGGCGCCACGAGCCCGCCGCCGAGCCCGACGCCGCGCCGCAGCCCGGCACCACCGTCGCCGCCGTCGCCGAGTGGCGGTga
- the LOC115451823 gene encoding L-xylulose reductase: MDKYFKGKKILVTGGCQGIGRGTVLELWRQGANVVTVSNNKENLDKLKKEYPTIEVAYVDLRDWDKTREVIDSLGVFDGLVNNAGIAIVEPFLECDRASFRETISVNVEAILNVSQIVARKMIANNIKGSIVNISSQASKAALRDHVVYCASKGAVDAMTRVMALELGEHGIRVNSVNPTVIMTELGRKVWSEPSKSEGMLSKIPLGRFGEVQEVVTAILFLLGDGASMISGVQLPVDGGFLAT; this comes from the exons atggaTAAATACTTTAAAGGAAAGAAGATTTTAGTGACCGGTGGATGTCAAG gAATTGGACGCGGCACTGTTTTGGAATTATGGCGACAAGGCGCCAACGTTGTAACTGTttcaaataacaaagaaaatctAGACAAACTCAAAAAGGAATACCCAACCATTGAAGTGGCATATGTGGACCTTCGCGACTGGGACAAAACCAGGGAAGTGATTGACTCGCTCGGAGTGTTCGATGGATTAGTAAACAACGCTGGAATTGCGATCGTCGAACCGTTTTTAGAATGTGATCGTGCCAGTTTCAGAGA GACAATTTCAGTCAACGTTGAAGCTATCTTAAATGTTAGTCAAATTGTCGCAAGAAAAAtgattgcaaataatataaagggCTCCATAGTAAATATATCGTCACAAGCATCGAAG GCGGCATTACGTGACCACGTAGTATATTGCGCGTCAAAAGGTGCAGTGGACGCTATGACCAGGGTGATGGCTTTAGAACTCGGGGAGCATGGTATTCGTGTGAACTCTGTCAACCCCACAGTGATCATGACGGAACTGGGCCGGAAGGTGTGGTCCGAGCCGTCCAAGTCGGAAGGAATGCTCTCAAAAATACCTCTTGGAAG atTCGGAGAAGTGCAAGAAGTGGTGACTGCCATCCTGTTCCTGCTGGGCGACGGGGCCAGCATGATCTCCGGCGTCCAACTCCCTGTGGACGGCGGTTTCCTCGCCACATAG
- the LOC115451942 gene encoding L-xylulose reductase: MEISFKGKRILVTGAGQGIGRGIAVELWRAGANIVALSRTRSHLEALQSEYPSIDIVDVDIADWEKTRQVVESLGHFDALVNNAAVAHCAPFLECSAAEFDKTFDVNVKAVLNISQIVAKKMIDNKTHGAIVNISSQASKAALKDHAIYSASKAALDALTRAMALELGPHGIRVNAVNPTVIMTEMAKVGWSDPAKASEMLAKIPLGRFGEVSEVVNAVVFLLSERSAMINGVELPIDGGFLAT, from the exons atggaaatctCATTCAAAGGCAAAAGGATTCTGGTAACCGGCGCTGGACAAG GTATAGGCCGAGGTATAGCAGTAGAACTATGGCGTGCGGGGGCCAACATAGTAGCCCTGTCGAGGACTCGGAGCCACTTGGAGGCGTTACAAAGCGAATACCCGTCTATCGACATAGTAGATGTTGATATAGCCGATTGGGAAAAGACAAGACAGGTGGTGGAATCTCTAGGACATTTCGATGCATTAGTGAACAATGCAGCTGTGGCTCACTGTGCACCGTTTCTGGAATGTTCTGCTGCTGAGTTTGacaa AACATTTGACGTGAACGTGAAAGCAGTATTGAATATTAGTCAAATTGTAGCGAAGAAGATGATTGATAACAAAACCCACGGTGCTATAGTGAACATATCCTCGCAGGCGtctaag GCGGCTCTTAAAGACCACGCGATATACAGCGCATCCAAAGCGGCCCTGGACGCCCTGACCCGCGCCATGGCGCTGGAGCTGGGCCCTCACGGCATCAGGGTCAACGCGGTGAACCCCACCGTCATCATGACCGAGATGGCCAAGGTGGGATGGTCGGATCCCGCCAAAGCCAGCGAAATGCTCGCCAAAATTCCACTGGGAAG ATTCGGCGAGGTGTCCGAAGTGGTGAATGCAGTGGTGTTCCTCCTGAGCGAGAGGTCCGCCATGATCAACGGCGTGGAGCTGCCAATCGACGGAGGTTTCCTCGCCACATAA
- the LOC115451998 gene encoding uncharacterized protein LOC115451998: MGRLRKCCCCASTRTGSLITAVLGIILSIATIIVIWTVKSHRIVFSTFIFDEEFDKKLSDLDIPRIILTINLVFTFLICTLLIIAVQKRRSWLMLPWVVLGIVLAIGLLISILHTSITYYLDKEDHVVLATIVLIGGLIYLGLYLYLWAVVFSHYLDVRDEEERGRYRKAPYRR, encoded by the exons ATGGGTCGTCTCCGAAAGTGCTGTTGCTGCGCATCGACGCGCACCGGCTCGCTGATCACTGCCGTGCTGGGCATCATCCTTTCCATCGCCACCATCATCGTTATCTGGACAGTGAAGAGTCACAGGATCGTCTTCAGCACATTCATTTTCGATGAGGAGTTTGACAAGAAACTCTCAGATTTAGACA tTCCAAGAATCATCCTGACGATAAACCTAGTCTTCACATTTCTGATATGTACGCTGCTAATAATAGCTGTACAAAAG CGTCGGTCGTGGTTGATGCTGCCGTGGGTGGTGCTGGGCATCGTCCTAGCGATAGGACTGCTGATCAGCATCCTGCACACCTCGATAACATACTACCTCGATAAGGAAGACCACGTGGTGCTAGCTACCATTGTGCTTATCGGCGGACTCATCTATTTAG GTCTGTACCTCTACCTCTGGGCAGTGGTGTTCAGTCATTACTTGGATGTTCGCGACGAAGAGGAGCGCGGTCGGTACCGCAAGGCGCCATACCGGCGATAG